The genome window CATACTCACCGGCGGCGGCGGCTTCGGCGTCGTCGCTACAGACGCCTGCGTGCGCCTCGGCCTGGAGATGGCGACGCTCCCGCCCGAGACGCTGGAGACGCTCGACAGGCAGCTTCCGCCCCGGTGGTCGCACGGCAACCCGGTCGATATGGCGGGCACCTCCGACATGTCTTACTTCTGCCTCGGCACGCTGCTAAAGTCGCCCGCGGTCGACGCCGTTCTCGGCATATCGTGTGTGGGCTACCCATCCGGCCCGGCGCCGGAGCGGATCGAGGACCCGGTGACGCGGAAGCTGGCCGAGCACGCGTCTGCGATGGCGCAGGCAGAAGCGGGCCTCGTCGACGGGCTGGTGGAGCGCGTGTGGCGCTACGGCAAGCCCCTCCTCCTGGCCGATGCCCCCGCCGGGAGGCGCTCGCCCGCCGTCTTGGCGCTGCAGGAGAAGGGGATCTTCGTCTATCCGACGCCGGAACGGGCGGCAAAGGTCCTCGGCCACCTCGTCCGTTACGGCGAATACCTCGCCGATACCAACGGCTAGTCTTCCTGACTCCCGGTTCTTCTCCTCCGCGTTCGGTGGCCTCGCCTCGTGGCGCGCGCGGGCGCGCAGGGGCGCCCTCAGCCGGGAGGATCGGCGGTTGCTTCAGCCGTGAGCGATGGGCGCTCCGGCGGCGCCGGTCGCTTCGCTGCCGCGGCCAGCGCTTCCTTGTCGCTGAGCAGCAGCGCGGCGAAGAATGCGAGCACGGGGAAGATGGAGGCAACAACGAACGCTTCGTGGAAGGCGAGGAGCGCGCCGTCTCGCGTCATCGGGTTGCCGAGCTGGGCGCCGTGATAGACGAGCCGGTCCGTGAGAACTGTGGCGATAAGCGCAACCCCAAAGCTGGCCGCCACCTGAGGGATAGCCATCCCCATCGCTGTGGCGCGGCCCGTTTCCTGCGGCCTGATCGTGAGGTAGGCCGTCGTCTGACCGGGTACCATGACGAAGGCGAAGGCGCAGCCGCGGAGCAGCATCAGCAGCCTTATCCACCAGACATCGGTCTGCAGGTCGACGAGTAGGAAGGCGAGGGTCGTCGCCAGCAACCCCGCCGTGCCGAACATGATCATGCGCCGGGGGCCGATGAGCGGAAAGATGCGCCCCGCGGGCTGCGCCATCAGGGCGATGCCGATGGCCTGGGGGAACGTGGCCAGGCCCGACTCCAGCGGCGTCAGACCCATCTCGGCCTGGAGGAGGAGGGGGAGCAGGAAGAGGGCGCCGATGAACGCCGCCTGGCCGGGCAGGAAGATGATCATGATGGCGCGAAACAGTCTGTCCCTCAGCAGCCGCACGTCGATGAGGGGCATCTTCGTCCGCAGCTCCACGGCCGCGAACGCCGCCAGCAAAGCCGCTCCCGTCGCGGCGACAGCAACCACGCGCCCATCATCAAGGCCGCGCGTCCCCGCCTCCGCGAACGCGTAAAGCAGCAGCGCCAGCCCGGAAGCCGATAGCAGGAATCCCGGAACGTCCAGCCGGCCCGGCTGCGCCTGCTTCTCCTCCCGCAAGAAAATGCCGGCGATCAGCAGTGCCAGCGCGCCCACGGGAATATTGATCAGGAAAATCCAGGGCCACGACTGGTATTCGACGAGATAGCCCCCGAGCACGGGGCCGCTCGCCGGCGCGACTGCTGTCGGGATGGCGATTATCGCCGCCGACTGAGCCCTTTCATGCGGGGGGAACGCCCGGAACAGAATAGCCATCCCCACCGGAGTGAGCATTCCGGCGCCGATGCCCTGCAGGACGCGGAAGGCGATGAGCGCTTCGACGCGGCCCGCAAGTGCGCACAGGAAGGACGCCGCCGTGAATGTTCCCAGCGCCAGCATGAGTGTGCGCTTGGTGCCAAAGCGATCGCCGATCCAGCCGCTCATCGGGATAGCGACAGCCAGGCTGAGAAGGTAGCCGGTGACTATCCACTGAATGGTGGCGGCCGAAGCCTGGAACTCACGCGCGAAGGTGGGAAGCGCGACGTTAACGATCGTCGCGTCCAGCAGGTTCATGAACATGCCGAACGCGAAGACGATCCCAACGATCCACTTGTACTCGAGCCGCACTCTGCCCCTCCTGCGATTGAGGCGTATCTGGGGTCAGTTGCAGTATGCGGTACGGCGAGTCTGCGGGGAAGAGGAGACTAGGCGATCCCCAAATGGTAGGCGGGTGTGAAGTGACTGCGGCTGAGCTGAGTGGGATCGGCGGGAGTCGCCGGTTCCCATTCGACTCTCAGTTCCTCCAGCCGCGCCCCGTCGAGCCGGATCGCCTCCTCGCGTATCTCGCCCAGCCCCTGCTCGTATGCCATGGTGAGCTGACGCGTCGTCCACACATCGTGGTTGATCATTCGGGCCGCCGTCGCGTCCACCGCCACGAGGTCGGTGCCGGCGAGCAGCAGCCAGGAGCCGTTTCGGACCCGCATATCCACTGTCTCGCCTCGCTCCGGTCCGGCCGAAGGCCCGTCGCCCTCCACGCATATCGAACAGTCGATTATCGCCAGGTCCGGCTTCACCCCCGCCACGATGTCGAGGAACACCTGCTCGATCCCCGCCAGGTGCAGGCCGATGCGCGGCAGAGTCCCGTCCGTCTTCGCCTGATAGCGCGCCAGCGGCGTCGTTCCCACGAAGTTCTTGAGCGAGAGGGTGAGCTGCGCCCACTGGTGCGTCTTGAGGACGGGTATCGAGATTACGCGGTCTGCTTCGGCGACGAGGCTTGAGACGGCAATCGTGCCGAGCGAGGTCTTCGTGGGTACGTCCACCCACGAAGGCGAGTCGACATCAAGGCAGGCGAGGTGGACCTTCTCTCCGTACTGCGCGTTGAGACGTTTGACCTCTTGATAAAGGTTAGTCGAGCCGTCAAGGGTCGTGGCGTACTCCCAGGAGAAGTTCGACATCTGCGAGCCATCGCCGATGGTCACGCGCGAGGCGCCGGCGCGGATGCATTCTTCCGCCACGGCTGCCAGTATCTCCGGCTTGGTGCACTCGCCGGTCTTGAAGGCGTCGCGGCCTATGCTGGCCCAGCCGAGGGTCACCATGTTCGGCTTTATGAAAACGCTCTCGCCCTCGTGGACGATGGCGCCGATACCGCCCACGGCTTCGAGGGCCTCGCGCGCCATCGCGGCGAGGTCGCTTCCGCGCACGGCCGTCACCACCGTTTGCCCGGGGGCCGGCTCCGCGGGACTCTGCGCCTCTTCAGGCCCGTTGGATGAGCAGCCGGCAAGCGTCGCTCCGGCTCCCGCGGCGATGCCCATGCCTGCGCCCAGCCGCAGCAGCCCGCGGCGCGTCAGCCTCTCGTGTAGCATGACAGTCCCTTTCGAGCGCTTCCCCGATGTAAAGAGAATGCGGGATCGACGGCGGGAGATCAAGTTGCGCGACGGGGCGTCGAGGAGAGTGCGAGAGAAGCGGTCAGAAGCGGACGGGCGCTGCTTCTACCTTGCGCCGCTGCAACTGCTGATGACGTACGTGCACGACGGTCAGCAGAATCGCGACACCCAGCAGGATGGCGGCGAAGTGGAAGGGCGCGAGCGGCCCGTACATTTCGCTTACCTTCCCACCGACCGCCTGCCCCGCGGCGCCTCCCAGCCCCTGCAACGTGGCGAGCGTGCCGAGAAGCAGGCCTCGACAGTGCACCTGCGTCGCGTCGATAGCGGCGGCGCACCACGCGGGCACGCTCACGGCGTAAGCCAGACCGGCAAGCACGGCGAGGTTCACCGCCAGGAAGGGGCTGCGCGTCAGCGTCAGAGCGAACAACGATAGCGCCGTCACCGTCAGTCCGACAATGAGCGGAAGGTGGCGCCCGAAACGGTCGGCAAGGTGGGAGCACTTCAGCGCCACGACGACGGCGACGGCTCCCGGAAGCAACAGCAGGTAGGCCGCCTGGTGCATCTCGACGCGGAGCACCTGGTCGGTGTAAGTCCCGATGGCCGGCGTCTGCACCGCAATCCCCAGGCTGAGGAATAGGATGATGGCGCCCAGTATCATCACGCCCGGCCGCAGCATCGAACGAAGGGCGCTAAGCTGCACCTCTTCACCGCACTCCCTGCCCACAGGGCACATGGGCGCCGACTGGTGGCGGAGCGATACGAACAGCGCCAGGAGGTTGAAGCTCAGGCAGGCGATGAACACGGAAGTGTAGGAGACGAGATCGCCGAGGAAGACGCCTATCATCGTGCCCAACCCGAGGCCGAGAAGTTGCGCCATGTTGAGAAAGTGCAGGGCGCGTCCCCGCCGGTCGGGCTCGTGCGTGTCTCCCACGTGCGCGAGGAGGGCGGGCCACATCGTCGCCGCGCTCAGACCATAGAGTCCGGAGAACGCGAGGAACAGGTGCTTGCTGGGCAGGGCCATCATCAGCGCCAGCGCTGGCAGCCCGATGGCGATGCCCGCGCAGAGCATGACGCGCCGCCCCAGCCTGTCGGCGAGCCAGCCCGCTGGCGTCTGCCACACAAACCGCGCCAGGCTGTAGGAAGCGAGCGCGTATCCGGGAAACGCCGCCGAGGCGCCCAGCTCCTGCCGGAGGTACTGCTGCACCAGCGCCAGGAAGAAGATGCCCAGCGCCGCATGCCACAGGAACACGAGGAGGATAAGATCGAGGCCGCGGAGCCTGCGGAACATGACGTCGAGGGGGCGCGACGGAGATATCATGGCTTCCTGCTCGACCCGATGGCTCTTTCCAGCAACGGCCTTCTCTTTCTTAGAATCGGCCGTTGCGCCTCGGTTCTGGAGACGCAAAACAACCCTGATGTAGCCTGGGCCACCGGAAGGGACCTCCTCCTCTCCGCATCCTCCCAACGAAGCGGGCTACCGCCGCCCGCTGAGGGGCCGTCGAAGACTGGCCTTTGAGTGGAAAACCGCGCCGCCTCCACCTGCCTGTCGCGGGACAGGCCCAGCCGCGCTTATTGTCGCATGCCGGGAAGGGAAAGGCAAGGCCGGGACGGCAAGAAGGAGAAGCAAGTCGCTCGGTCGCTCGGCGGCCGATGACTGGCGACCGGCGTTTCCCCGGCGATAGGTGGGGCGTGGGGTGGGGACTGCGCTTGTGGGCGGGCGGGCCTGCCCGCCCCCGGTGGGTGGGAAGACAGACGCAAATGTTTCGCGAAGCGGCAGCGGCCGCACAGATGGCCGCGGACGTCATCCGCTTCCACGGCCGATCACGAGGCTCTGCCGGCGGCTTACCGCTTCAGCGCCGCCTCGACCTCGTCGAGGTGCGCGGCCTCGTGCTCGCAGCACGACCCCTTGATCATCTCCAGCGGCGTCGACATTCCGCCTCTAAACGGGTCAGGCATCTGCTTGCTCAACAGATCGTCCGCCGCCGACCGTATCATTGCGATACCTTGCTCGTGTCCCTGGCGGAACTCGTCCAGCAGCTCCTTCAGAGTCTTCTCCTTGCGCGCGCTCACCTGTTGCGCATTGAACGCGTCGATGTCGAACCCTGCGCCCAGGCCGCCGCCTCCGCTGCCCCCTCCCGATTGCGCTCGCTGCGCCATCGCCAGAAAGAAGCCGGGCGAGCCGCCCATCGATGCGAGGTGCGCGAAGACCTCCTTCACCGTCCAGCCGCCCTCGCACGTCGGACACTCCAGGTCCTTCTGATCGAGACGGGCTGCCAGCGCCTCCGCGCGCTCGACAACTGCCTGCAATTCGCTTGCTACCTCTTCTCTCGTCGCCACTGTTTTCTCCTTCCACCTGTGAGGATGCGCCGTCGTTGCGGCTAGCCTCGCAGCCAGCCGATTAGCTCAGCCGCCACGTCATACCGGTTGAACGAGGGCATCACGCAGACACCCTGCACCTTGTCGCGGACCTGCCCGAGGAGCTCGCGCGCCAGCCTCATCCCTTCAGCGAGACCGTTGTCTCCCGCCTGGCGCATCCGCTCCCGCACCTCGTCCGGCACCGTCACGCCGCCCATCTCGCGGTGGATGAACTCCGCGTGACGGTGGCTGTGTAGAGGCATGATCCCCAGAATGATGGGAATGCGCAAGTGGCCTACTGCCTGCAGGTACCTTTCGACCAGCGCCGCGTCGAAGACGGGCTGCGTCACCAGGAAGTCGGCCCCTGCTTCCCTCTTGCGCCGTAGCAGCCTCTCCTCCACCTCCAGCGGCGCCATCGGGTTGGCGGCCGCGCCGATGAAGAAAGAAGCCCGCTCGCCTATCGGGTTGCCGGCCGCGTCTACCCCCTCGTTCATCCCCTTCAGGATGCGGATGAGGCCGACAGGGCTCACGTCCCACACGCCGACAGGGGTCGCGTATCCAACGCCTTTGGGGAAGTCGCCGCGCAGGCAGAGGATGTTGCGCAGGCCCATCGCGTGCGCCCCTAGCAAATCGGCCTGGAGCGCCATCAGATTGCGGTCGCGAGTGACGAAGTGGAGGATCGTCTCCGTTCCTGTGCGCTGATGGACCATGATAGCCATCACGACGGCGCTCAGGTGCATGCGCGCGAGCGGGCTGTCGCTGACGTTAATGCAGTCGACGCCGGCCTCCGTCAGCAGCGTCGCCCCTTCGAGCGAGCGCCTCGGATCGAGGCCGCGCGGCGGGTCTACCTCCGCCGTCACCACAAAGCGGCCCGCCGCCAGCTTCTCGCGTAGCGTCTGAGGGGCGCCCGATGCTCGTTTTTCTACCAGCGGTATTCTCCTTCGGGAATCGCTTTGCGCCGGCTGAAAGCACCGTAATTGAGAGGCTCGAACGGACCGAAGGTCGCCGCGCCCCCATCGCACGGGTTCAGCGACGGCGCATGAGCAGGAACACGCCGATGATAATCAGCAGGAGCGGCCAGAACCTTCCCCAATAGAACCATCGCAGGAGGTCGAGGCTGCTGAGGAGAAACAGCACGCCCGCGACGATGAGGATGAGCCCGAGCAGCGGCAGCCGGTCCCTTCGCTCCTCTGCTCTGCCTTCGCGGCTGAGCGTCGCCTGCACCTCGCTGCCCAGGTTGCGCGCCGATTGCGCCATCTCCTCCACGTTTTGCCGCATCGAATCGCGGATCGGCCGGTCGACCGCATCCTCGCTGGGAATAATGAGCCAGAGCACGAGGTAAGCGACAATCCCGAGGAGGAAGCCTGTCGCTATCGTCACGATGACGAAGATCACGCGGATGATCGTGGGGTCGACGCCGAAGTACTCGCCGAACCCCCCGAGCACGCCCGCGACCATCCTCTGGTCCGAGCTGCGATACAGTCTGTCCATGAAAGCGGCCTCTTCAAGGTATTATAGCAGGGGCTTTCCCCTCACGCGCATGTGCCGCCGGTCTCGCCGACCTTTCACCTCCGGGGTCTGGCGCCGGGACGTGGAATTTCGTTGCACTGGCCTGCCCGCGGGACTTGATCGCCGCCAGTTGTTGGTTATGATGATTCTGACCACTTCTGCCACACGTGTGGCCCCCAAACGACAGCCCGGTTGGGATTGCGCAGCGAAAGGAGGTACCCGCGGCGATACCTGATACCCGGATGGGGAGCGGCATTAGGCAGGGATAGCCCAAAGCTCCCGAGATGACTTGAAGCATAGCTTACGGAAACCGCGCATGAGAACGAGTACAGAAAGGAAGGTACATGCGAAGGCGCGCGTTGTTAGTACTGCTCATGGCAGCCATCGTGGCCGGTCTTGGGGCGTTCTCGTCGACAGGCACAACGATGGCGGCAGATACCGGTCTGAAGAGTCCGAGCGCGAACGCCGCGGATACCGGCGGGGACAACAACGGCTTCGAGGTCAACCCCACAAATGCATATGCTGACGCCGGCGGCTACGCGGAGAACGTAAACGGCGCCGCGGACCGCCACCGCTACTACAACTACGGTATTTCCGTGCCCGCCGGATCGACGATAAACGGTATCGAGGTGCGCCTCGACTGGTGGCTCGATTCCAAGACGGGCACCAATAGCATGGATGTCCAGCTCTCCTGGGACGGCGGCACGTCCTGGACTTCCACAAAGAGGGACTCCACAGAATCGACAAGCGAGCACTCGAAGACGCTCGGCAGCTCGACGGACAAGTGGGGCCGCACCGCCTGGACAACGTCCGAGCTGAGCGACTCGAATTTCCGCGTTCGCCTCATCTGCAACTCCACAGACGCCAACCGCGACTTCCGTCTGGACTGGGTTGCGGTGAAGGTGTACTACACCGCGGGTTCACCGATTGAAAACACGTACAAGGCGCAGGGCCCCTGGGCGGTTAGCACGGGGACCGCGAACGACGGTCAGGGAAACGCCTTCCACCTGTGGTATCCGACGAACCTGGGTGCCGGGGGCTACCTGCACCCGATCCTGACCTGGGGCAACGGCACCGGCGCAAGCCCGACTCAGTACGCGGACACCCTGGACCACCTCGCATCGTGGGGCTTCGTCATCATAGCCTCCGACAGCGGCTCCGTGGGCGAGGGCTACGAGATGCTGGCCGGAGCCAACTACATGATCGCTAAGAACAGCGACTCGGGCAGCATCTTCTACCAGAAGCTCGCCACGAACAAAGTGGGCGCTTTCGGTCACTCCCAGGGCGCCGGCGGGACTCTCAACTGTGTTCTGCTGTCGCCGGCCACGTTCAAGAGCGCCATTACCAACGCGCTGCCCAACCCGATATGGTGGTCCACGCCCGTGCCCGACATGACCACCTGGCCGACCTCAGTCCCCATTTGGTTCACCAGGGGCTCGGGCGATACATTCATCGCCACGGAGTCGGCAGCGGTCACGTGGTACAACGCGGTGCCCGGGCCGGCGGCGAAGGCCACGCTCATAGGGGCGGACCACAACACAATTCAAACGGCAAACAACGGCTATCAGGGCTACTACGTAGCCTGGTTCAAGTACACTCTCGAAGGTGACACCTACGCGCGAGGCGCGTTTGTGGGGAGCCCGCCTGAGCTCAACGCGAATAGCGCCTGGCAGAACCAGGCAGAGAAGAACCTGCCCTAGAATCGACGGCAAGTAGCGAGCGCCGCCGGTGACCGCCAGCAGCCGCAATCCCGACTGCGATAGGTGAGGAAGCGAGGCGCCGGAGCCTGAGCTCCGGCGCCTCTGGGTCTTCAACAGGCTGTCAGCGGCATTGAGGGACGGTGCGATGGGGGCCCGCTAAGAGAACCGGCCGCTCTTCTCGGCCTGAAGGGTCACGGCCGCATCCGCGGCGTCGACTTGCCGATAAGGCGTCGGACGCCCGCGCGCATCGACAGGTATCCTCTTATGATCGGGCTCTGGCGCACCATCGTACCCGCCGTCGTCGCGCCGTCGATGGTATAGGCGATTCCGGACACGAACGAGGCCTCGTCGCTGGCGAGGAAAGCTATCGAGGCGGCGACGTCTTCAGGGGTCGCCATGCGGCCGAGAGGCGCGCTGGCCCGTAGCGCTGCCCGCCCCGTCCAGCCGCCGACCGCGTCCCACACGGGTTCCAGGAAGGGGGTATCCACCCATCCGGGGCAGATCGCTATTGCCCGTATGCCCTCCCCACCGTAGACGACCGCCACGTGACGGATCAGCATCACGACGCCGATCTTGGAGACGCTGTACTCGATGCCGGCGGGCATCGGGGTGTGCGCCGCGACACTGGAGGTCGCCAGTATCACGCCGCTCTTCTGACGACGCATCGGGCGCAAAGCTTCCTTCACACAGAGGTAGACGCCTGTGAGGTTGACGTCGAGCACGTGGCGCCAGGACTCCTCGGGGCAATCGCCGACGGGGGAGAGGCAGGGCGTGACGCCCGCGTTGGCGAGCATTACGTCCAGGCGGCCGAACCTGCGCAGGGTCTCCTGGAATGCCGCCTCTACCTGGCTGCTCTGAGTGACATCGGCGACGAGTGATATCGCTTCGCCGCCGGCGTCTTTGATCCGCTGCGCCACCACGTCGGCCGCTGCCGCGTCGATGTCGACGACGGCGACCTTCGCCCCTTCCTGCGCCAGACGTCGCGCTGTCGCCGCGCCGATGCCCGATCCAGCGCCCGTGATAAGCGCCGTCTTGTTCGCAAATCGCTCGCTCATTCAGTGCCTCCCGCCGGGATCTGTATGATGCCGCAATTGTACCGGGAGTGGGCGATATGCGCACCTTGCGAGGCCCTTTGCGCGGTGGCAGACGGCAGAAGGTGCGCAAACGCGACAGCGGCTGTGGTAGACAAAGCAAGAGGCCGGCCTTCGCGGCCGGCCTCCGGCGGGAATTGTGCCCGCGGTCCCCTTTCTTATCCAAGCGCGATCGTTGCTACCCGGTTCTTCTTCACCCAGGGCAGACGCTCGACCAGGGCATCGAGACCGAGGATGCGGCCGGCGCCCAACGCCCCCAGCAGAGCGAACACAATGATGTAGATCAGGTGGTAATCCACGAACGGGTTGTTCTCGGGCGGGAACTGCGCCAGGTAGAACATCATCATCATCGCTCCCGCCCAGAAGAGGCCGAAGCGGGTGAACAATCCCAGGGCGAGAGAGAGCCCGATCAGTATCTGCCCCCAGATGACCAACGGATTGATTACGTCCAGCGCCAGATCGTTCCTGCCGAGGCTCTGGAACCACCCGCCGAGAGGGCCCGAAGTAGCGTTGGTGAGGAAGCCGGCGGCGCTGAAGTCCGTCACCAGCTTGTCGAACCCTGACCAAAGGAATATGAACGCCATCGATACCCGCAGGAACAAAGCGAAGGGCATTATAAGCACCTCCGCCAGTCTTTCGGGCAATGAGTCGAGCCAGGCGCGTGTGAGAACGCTGTGCTGAACCCAGGTGACTGTTCTTTCCACTGGACGCGTGATCGCAGCCATGTAACCGTTCCCCTTTCTGCCTCCCCGGGGTCGTCCGGAGGAGAATATACCTAAGGTTTGTACTATTTTATGCACAGAAAGCGCGCTAAGTCAAGTGGATTGGGTCACGTTCTGACAAAGAAAGCGGAGCCGATCGCCGTTGCCTCGGACCGGCGCGCAGTGTAATCTCGCCCGTAGCAATTCGCCCAACGCCGAGGAGAGCCCGAGATGCGATTGTGCAACTTCTATCAGCGGGACGCGGTGCGGGTCGGCGCCGTCGCGAACGAATGGATCGTCGATCTCGAGCGGGCGGCGAAGGCGGCGGGAGCGAGCCGCTGGCCGTCCGGCGCCGACATGAAGGGCTTGCTCGAGACGGGGCCCGCGGCGCTCGATGAGGCGAGACGTCTGACGGACTACGTGGCGCAGCGTCTGGAATCAGGGGAAGGGGAGCTGCTGCTGTCGGAAGGTCTGCTGCTCCCGGCGGCGGAAACGAGACTCGCCGCGCCTGTCCCGAATCCGTCGAAGGTCGTCGCTATCGGGCTGAACTACCGCGACCACGCCCGCGAGCAGGGGGCGCGCATCCCCGACCGTCCCATCATCTTCGCCAAGTTCCCGACATCCGTCATCGGGCCCGGCGACGAGATCGTTTGGGACCCCGCCTTGACCGAGCAGGTGGACTATGAGGCTGAGCTGGCGTTCGTAATCGGGCGGGCGGCGCGCAACGTGCCGCCGGAGCACGCCTACGACTACATCGCCGGCTATACCTGTCTCGACGACGTCAGCGCCCGCGATCTGCAGTTCGGGGACCGGCAGTGGGTGCGGGGCAAAAGCCTCGATACGTTCTGCCCTATCGGCCCCGTCCTGGTGACCACGGACGAGATCGCCGACCCGCACAACTTGCGCATCCGCGCCCTCCTCAACGGTGAAGTGATGCAGGACTCGAACACGTCGGAGTTAATCTTCGGCGTGCCGGAGCTTGTCGCCTTCATTAGCCGCGCTTTCACTCTGCTGCCGGGCGACGTCGTGGCGACGGGGACGCCGCACGGCGTGGGGATGTTCCGCGATCCGCCAGTGTTCATGAAGGACGGCGACCGCATCGTGATCGAGATCGAGGGGATAGGCCGTCTGGAAAACGTGTGCCGCACAGTGCGAGCGAGCGGCTAACAGGGGCTGGACTGTCAACGCATAGAGAACTGATAGGCGGATGACGAAGAGCGTGTGTCCGGTAATCGGGCTCTGCGTGATGAATCCCGCAGTTTCTCGTGAAGCGACTGCGTCGC of Dehalococcoidia bacterium contains these proteins:
- a CDS encoding MDR family MFS transporter; the protein is MRLEYKWIVGIVFAFGMFMNLLDATIVNVALPTFAREFQASAATIQWIVTGYLLSLAVAIPMSGWIGDRFGTKRTLMLALGTFTAASFLCALAGRVEALIAFRVLQGIGAGMLTPVGMAILFRAFPPHERAQSAAIIAIPTAVAPASGPVLGGYLVEYQSWPWIFLINIPVGALALLIAGIFLREEKQAQPGRLDVPGFLLSASGLALLLYAFAEAGTRGLDDGRVVAVAATGAALLAAFAAVELRTKMPLIDVRLLRDRLFRAIMIIFLPGQAAFIGALFLLPLLLQAEMGLTPLESGLATFPQAIGIALMAQPAGRIFPLIGPRRMIMFGTAGLLATTLAFLLVDLQTDVWWIRLLMLLRGCAFAFVMVPGQTTAYLTIRPQETGRATAMGMAIPQVAASFGVALIATVLTDRLVYHGAQLGNPMTRDGALLAFHEAFVVASIFPVLAFFAALLLSDKEALAAAAKRPAPPERPSLTAEATADPPG
- a CDS encoding DUF362 domain-containing protein → MLHERLTRRGLLRLGAGMGIAAGAGATLAGCSSNGPEEAQSPAEPAPGQTVVTAVRGSDLAAMAREALEAVGGIGAIVHEGESVFIKPNMVTLGWASIGRDAFKTGECTKPEILAAVAEECIRAGASRVTIGDGSQMSNFSWEYATTLDGSTNLYQEVKRLNAQYGEKVHLACLDVDSPSWVDVPTKTSLGTIAVSSLVAEADRVISIPVLKTHQWAQLTLSLKNFVGTTPLARYQAKTDGTLPRIGLHLAGIEQVFLDIVAGVKPDLAIIDCSICVEGDGPSAGPERGETVDMRVRNGSWLLLAGTDLVAVDATAARMINHDVWTTRQLTMAYEQGLGEIREEAIRLDGARLEELRVEWEPATPADPTQLSRSHFTPAYHLGIA
- a CDS encoding MFS transporter produces the protein MISPSRPLDVMFRRLRGLDLILLVFLWHAALGIFFLALVQQYLRQELGASAAFPGYALASYSLARFVWQTPAGWLADRLGRRVMLCAGIAIGLPALALMMALPSKHLFLAFSGLYGLSAATMWPALLAHVGDTHEPDRRGRALHFLNMAQLLGLGLGTMIGVFLGDLVSYTSVFIACLSFNLLALFVSLRHQSAPMCPVGRECGEEVQLSALRSMLRPGVMILGAIILFLSLGIAVQTPAIGTYTDQVLRVEMHQAAYLLLLPGAVAVVVALKCSHLADRFGRHLPLIVGLTVTALSLFALTLTRSPFLAVNLAVLAGLAYAVSVPAWCAAAIDATQVHCRGLLLGTLATLQGLGGAAGQAVGGKVSEMYGPLAPFHFAAILLGVAILLTVVHVRHQQLQRRKVEAAPVRF
- a CDS encoding DinB family protein, translating into MATREEVASELQAVVERAEALAARLDQKDLECPTCEGGWTVKEVFAHLASMGGSPGFFLAMAQRAQSGGGSGGGGLGAGFDIDAFNAQQVSARKEKTLKELLDEFRQGHEQGIAMIRSAADDLLSKQMPDPFRGGMSTPLEMIKGSCCEHEAAHLDEVEAALKR
- a CDS encoding methylenetetrahydrofolate reductase, whose protein sequence is MRWGRGDLRSVRASQLRCFQPAQSDSRRRIPLVEKRASGAPQTLREKLAAGRFVVTAEVDPPRGLDPRRSLEGATLLTEAGVDCINVSDSPLARMHLSAVVMAIMVHQRTGTETILHFVTRDRNLMALQADLLGAHAMGLRNILCLRGDFPKGVGYATPVGVWDVSPVGLIRILKGMNEGVDAAGNPIGERASFFIGAAANPMAPLEVEERLLRRKREAGADFLVTQPVFDAALVERYLQAVGHLRIPIILGIMPLHSHRHAEFIHREMGGVTVPDEVRERMRQAGDNGLAEGMRLARELLGQVRDKVQGVCVMPSFNRYDVAAELIGWLRG
- a CDS encoding PspC domain-containing protein, which translates into the protein MDRLYRSSDQRMVAGVLGGFGEYFGVDPTIIRVIFVIVTIATGFLLGIVAYLVLWLIIPSEDAVDRPIRDSMRQNVEEMAQSARNLGSEVQATLSREGRAEERRDRLPLLGLILIVAGVLFLLSSLDLLRWFYWGRFWPLLLIIIGVFLLMRRR
- a CDS encoding SDR family oxidoreductase, with product MSERFANKTALITGAGSGIGAATARRLAQEGAKVAVVDIDAAAADVVAQRIKDAGGEAISLVADVTQSSQVEAAFQETLRRFGRLDVMLANAGVTPCLSPVGDCPEESWRHVLDVNLTGVYLCVKEALRPMRRQKSGVILATSSVAAHTPMPAGIEYSVSKIGVVMLIRHVAVVYGGEGIRAIAICPGWVDTPFLEPVWDAVGGWTGRAALRASAPLGRMATPEDVAASIAFLASDEASFVSGIAYTIDGATTAGTMVRQSPIIRGYLSMRAGVRRLIGKSTPRMRP
- a CDS encoding DoxX family protein — translated: MPFALFLRVSMAFIFLWSGFDKLVTDFSAAGFLTNATSGPLGGWFQSLGRNDLALDVINPLVIWGQILIGLSLALGLFTRFGLFWAGAMMMMFYLAQFPPENNPFVDYHLIYIIVFALLGALGAGRILGLDALVERLPWVKKNRVATIALG
- a CDS encoding fumarylacetoacetate hydrolase family protein; protein product: MRLCNFYQRDAVRVGAVANEWIVDLERAAKAAGASRWPSGADMKGLLETGPAALDEARRLTDYVAQRLESGEGELLLSEGLLLPAAETRLAAPVPNPSKVVAIGLNYRDHAREQGARIPDRPIIFAKFPTSVIGPGDEIVWDPALTEQVDYEAELAFVIGRAARNVPPEHAYDYIAGYTCLDDVSARDLQFGDRQWVRGKSLDTFCPIGPVLVTTDEIADPHNLRIRALLNGEVMQDSNTSELIFGVPELVAFISRAFTLLPGDVVATGTPHGVGMFRDPPVFMKDGDRIVIEIEGIGRLENVCRTVRASG